Proteins encoded together in one Lathyrus oleraceus cultivar Zhongwan6 chromosome 5, CAAS_Psat_ZW6_1.0, whole genome shotgun sequence window:
- the LOC127087073 gene encoding allene oxide synthase 1, chloroplastic translates to MASSSLTSISSPFLQTEFPLKRTTKPHTRCSISKYPFTPLSVAPLKASGSNTDNTPITSSVSVPDTNTTEISTSNTNSDTESTLSSSGPQEPLPQLETPKNLPLRRIPGDYGLPFVGPIKDRLDYFYNEGRDKFFRTRMNKYKSTVFRANMPPGPFISSNPNVIVLLDGKSFPILFDVSKVEKRDLFTGTFMPSTELTGGYRILSYLDPSEPKHEQLKRFLFFLLKSRSSHFIPEFRSSYSKLFDTLEKDLENTAKAVFADANDQEAFNYLSKAFYGVNPSETSLKTDGPSIVTKWTLLQLGPILTLGLPKCIEEPLLHTVRLPPALVKKDYQRLYDFFYEASSGPILDEAVRLGVSKEEAVHNLIFATCFNTFGGMKILFPNMLKWIGRAGVNLHAKLAKEIRSVVKSNGGKVTMAALEQMPLMKSVVYESFRIEPPVPLQYGKAKHDFVIENHENAFQVKEGEMLFGFQPFATNDPKIFDRADEFVADRFIGEEGEKLLKYVLWSNGPESEQPTVGNKQCAGKDFVVLFSRLLVVELFLRYDTFGIQVEKAPIGSAITFTSLKRATY, encoded by the coding sequence ATGGCATCATCATCACTTACCTCCATATCTTCCCCTTTCCTTCAAACTGAATTTCCATTAAAAAGAACTACAAAACCCCACACTCGCTGCTCTATATCCAAATACCCTTTCACTCCACTTTCAGTTGCTCCATTAAAAGCATCTGGATCTAACACTGACAATACTCCTATAACATCTTCCGTCTCAGTGCCCGACACAAATACAACTGAAATATCAACTTCTAACACCAACAGTGACACCGAGAGTACCTTATCCTCCTCAGGTCCACAAGAACCATTGCCCCAATTGGAAACACCAAAAAACCTCCCACTCCGAAGAATTCCCGGAGATTACGGCCTCCCTTTTGTAGGACCCATCAAAGACCGTCTAGACTATTTCTACAACGAAGGTCGCGACAAATTCTTTCGAACCCGAATGAACAAATACAAATCAACCGTTTTTCGCGCCAATATGCCACCTGGCCCTTTCATTTCATCTAACCCAAACGTCATCGTTTTACTCGACGGTAAATCCTTCCCCATTCTCTTCGACGTTTCCAAAGTAGAAAAACGAGACCTCTTCACCGGAACTTTCATGCCTTCCACAGAACTCACCGGCGGTTACCGAATCCTCTCTTACCTCGACCCCTCCGAACCAAAACACGAACAACTCAAACGCTTTCTCTTCTTCCTCCTCAAATCTCGAAGCAGCCATTTCATCCCCGAGTTTCGTTCATCTTACTCTAAACTCTTCGACACCTTAGAGAAAGATCTTGAAAACACCGCAAAAGCGGTTTTCGCTGATGCTAACGATCAAGAAGCTTTTAACTACCTTTCAAAAGCCTTCTACGGAGTTAACCCTTCCGAAACAAGTCTCAAAACCGACGGTCCAAGCATAGTAACGAAATGGACTCTGCTTCAACTCGGTCCAATTCTCACATTAGGTCTTCCAAAGTGTATTGAAGAACCACTTCTTCACACGGTTCGTCTTCCACCGGCTTTGGTGAAGAAGGATTACCAGAGACTCTATGATTTTTTCTACGAAGCTTCTTCCGGACCGATCTTAGATGAAGCGGTTCGGCTCGGAGTTTCTAAAGAAGAAGCTGTTCATAATCTTATATTTGCAACTTGTTTTAACACTTTTGGTGGAATGAAGATTTTGTTTCCGAATATGTTGAAGTGGATCGGACGAGCGGGGGTTAATCTTCATGCTAAGTTAGCCAAAGAGATTAGATCGGTAGTTAAATCAAATGGCGGGAAAGTGACAATGGCTGCATTGGAGCAAATGCCATTGATGAAGTCAGTGGTTTATGAATCGTTTAGAATTGAGCCGCCGGTGCCGTTGCAATACGGGAAAGCGAAACATGATTTCGTGATAGAGAATCACGAGAACGCGTTTCAAGTGAAGGAAGGTGAAATGCTGTTTGGTTTTCAGCCGTTTGCGACTAATGATCCTAAGATATTTGATAGGGCTGATGAGTTTGTTGCGGATAGGTTTATTGGTGAGGAGGGAGAGAAGTTGTTGAAGTATGTGCTTTGGTCGAATGGTCCAGAATCGGAACAACCGACGGTTGGGAATAAGCAGTGTGCTGGGAAGGATTTTGTTGTGTTGTTTTCTAGGCTTTTGGTGGTGGAGTTGTTTCTGAGATATGATACTTTTGGTATTCAAGTTGAGAAGGCGCCGATAGGATCTGCTATTACCTTTACTTCTCTTAAGAGAGCAACCTATTAA